The following coding sequences lie in one Vibrio algicola genomic window:
- a CDS encoding YajD family HNH nuclease: MASDFYGSSATYARQESGYREKALKLYPWVCGNCAREFVYSNLRELTVHHKDHDHTNNPEDGSNWELLCLYCHDHEHSKYLEHDLYGSDSTPTEDEHQSATHNPFADLKNLMKK, translated from the coding sequence ATGGCTTCAGATTTTTATGGCAGTAGTGCGACCTATGCACGTCAAGAGAGTGGTTACCGCGAGAAAGCATTAAAATTGTATCCGTGGGTATGTGGCAACTGTGCACGCGAGTTCGTGTATTCAAATTTGCGTGAATTGACAGTTCATCATAAAGATCATGACCATACTAATAACCCAGAAGATGGCAGTAACTGGGAGTTATTGTGTTTGTATTGCCACGATCATGAGCATTCTAAATATTTAGAACATGACTTATACGGTTCAGATTCAACCCCGACGGAAGATGAGCATCAATCGGCAACACATAACCCTTTTGCCGATCTAAAAAACTTAATGAAAAAATAA